The proteins below are encoded in one region of Mangifera indica cultivar Alphonso chromosome 7, CATAS_Mindica_2.1, whole genome shotgun sequence:
- the LOC123220320 gene encoding DEAD-box ATP-dependent RNA helicase 3, chloroplastic-like isoform X19 → MSAILGVSSTPILKVYAKRATTSSLFRSLPFADKPHFNVFITSSNKPLVFRSSGLGFVASAIATSNNVLSEEAFKGLGDYSDDSGSLDKDYESEDVSVDEDELAISKIGLPDRLVDTLEKRGITHLFPIQRAVLVPALQGKDLIARAKTGTGKTLAFGIPILKRLTEDADQAPSLSRGRLPKVLVLAPTRELAKQVEKEIKESAPYLNTVCVYGGVSYNTQQNALARGVDVVVGTPGRIIDLIKNRSLRLGEIEFLVLDEADQMLAVGFEEDVEVILENLPPKRQSMLFSATMPAWVKKLSRKYLDNPLNIDLVGDQEEKLAEGIKLYAISTTATSKRTILSDLITVYAKGGKTIVFTQTKRDADEVSMALTNSIASEALHGDISQHQRERTLNGFRQGKFTVLVATDVAARGLDIPNVDLIIHYELPNDPETFVHRSGRTGRAGKEGTAILMFTSSQRRTVRSLERDVGCKFEFVSPPAIEEVLESSAEQVVATLNGVHPESVEFFVPTAQRLIEEQGMNALAAALAQLSGFSRPPSSRSLITHEQGWVTLQLTRDSGYSRGFLSARSVTGLLSAIYPAAADELGKINIIADDRVQGAVFDLPEEIAKELLNKQIPPGNTISKITKLPALQDDGPSSDNYGRFSNRDRFSRGGSWDKRGFRPSRGGWSSNDEDGYRRGSRSSRAQNSWSRFSKSSGDDWLIGGRRSSRPSSRESSGDDWLIGGSRSSRPSSRESGDDWLIGGSRSSRPSSRESGDDWLIGGSRSSRPSTRERFGGSCFNCGRSGHRASECPNKTQY, encoded by the exons ATGTCCGCTATACTCGGAGTATCTTCTACTCCCATCTTGAAGGTCTACGCTAAACGAGCTACGACGTCGTCTTTGTTTCGCTCTTTGCCGTTTGCTGATAAGCCTCATTTCAATGTTTTTATAACTTCGAGCAATAAGCCTTTGGTTTTTAGGAGCAGTGGCCTCGGCTTTGTTGCTTCGGCCATAGCTACTTCTAACAACGTCCTCAGTGAAGAAGCGTTCAAAGGTCTTGGTGACTACTCCGACGATTCCGGTTCTCTTGACAAGGATTATGAGTCTGAGGACGTTAGTGTGGACGAGGATGAACTTGCCATTTCTAAGATTGGTTTACCTGATCGTCTCGTTGATACTCTTGAGAAGCGTGGCATTACTCACCTTTTCCCCATTCAG AGAGCTGTTTTAGTTCCAGCTCTACAAGGGAAAGATTTGATTGCTCGTGCAAAGACTGGAACTGGGAAGACATTAGCCTTTGGAATTCCGATACTTAAGCGTCTTACTGAAGATGCTGATCAAGCTCCATCTCTCAG TCGGGGTCGACTTCCAAAAGTTTTGGTTCTTGCACCGACTCGTGAGTTAGCCAAGCAAGTagagaaagaaattaaagagTCTGCTCCTTATTTGAACACTGTGTGTGTTTATGGAGGGGTTTCATATAACACTCAACAAAATGCTCTTGCCCGTGGGGTGGATGTGGTTGTTGGAACTCCTGGTCGAATCATTGACCTTATTAAAAATAGGTCCCTCAGATTGGGGGAAATAGAGTTTTTGGTTCTTGATGAAGCTGATCAGATGCTTGCTGTTGGATTTGAGGAGGATGTAGAAGTTATTTTGGAAAATCTTCCACCCAAGAGACAGAGCATGCTTTTCTCTGCAACCATGCCTGCTTGGGTCAAGAAATTATCTAGAAAGTATTTGGACAATCCTCTCAATATAGATTTG GTTGGTGACCAAGAGGAGAAGCTTGCAGAAGGGATTAAACTTTATGCTATATCAACAACTGCAACCTCAAAGCGAACCATTCTTAGTGATCTTATAACG GTATATGCAAAGGGTGGGAAGACCATTGTATTTACACAGACAAAACGAGATGCTGATGAAGTCTCAATGGCATTGACAAACAGTATAGCTTCTGAGGCATTGCATGGAGATATATCTCAACACCAGAGGGAGAGAACATTAAATGGTTTTCGACAAGGAAAATTTACTGTTCTTGTTGCCACTGATGTTGCAGCTCGTGGGCTTGATATTCCCAATGTTGATTTA ATTATCCACTATGAACTTCCAAATGATCCAGAGACTTTTGTTCATCGCTCTGGTCGTACTGGGCGTGCGGGAAAGGAGGGGACTGCCATTCTGATGTTTACTAGTAGCCAAAGGAGAACAGTTAGATCTCTTGAGCGTGATGTTGGGtgtaagtttgagtttgttagTCCCCCGGCTATTGAAGAGGTTTTGGAATCATCAGCTGAGCAAGTAGTTGCTACTCTTAATGGAGTTCATCCTGAGTCTGTGGAGTTCTTTGTCCCTACTGCTCAAAGGTTGATTGAAGAACAAGGAATGAATGCTCTTGCTGCTGCACTAGCACAGTTGAGTGGATTCTCACGGCCTCCTTCGTCCCGCTCTCTTATTACCCATGAGCAG GGATGGGTGACATTACAATTGACAAGGGATTCAGGTTACTCCAGAGGGTTCTTGTCTGCTAGATCTGTCACTGGGTTACTTTCTGCCATTTATCCTGCTGCTGCTGATGAActaggaaaaataaatataattgctGATGACAGG GTTCAAGGAGCAGTTTTTGACCTTCCGGAGGAGATTGCCAAGGAGTTGCTGAATAAGCAAATACCACCTGGGAACACCATTTCCAAAATTACTAAG TTGCCTGCCTTGCAAGATGATGGGCCTTCAAGTGATAACTATGGCAGATTCTCTAATAGGGATAGGTTTTCCCGAGGAGGTTCCTGGGACAAGAGAGGTTTTAGACCATCTCGTGGTGGTTGGAGCAGCAATGATGAGGATGGATATAGGCGTGGTAGTCGAAGTTCTAGAGCTCAAAATAGCTGGTCTAGGTTTTCAAAAAGCAGTGGAGATGATTGGTTGATTGGTGGTAGGAGATCAAGCAGGCCATCATCCAGGGAAAG CAGTGGAGATGATTGGTTGATCGGTGGTAGTAGATCAAGCAGGCCATCATCCAGGGAAAG TGGAGATGATTGGTTGATCGGTGGTAGTAGATCAAGCAGGCCATCATCCAGGGAAAG TGGAGATGATTGGTTGATCGGTGGTAGTAGATCAAGCAGGCCATCAACTCGGGAAAG ATTTGGAGGTTCTTGTTTCAACTGTGGGAGGTCCGGGCACAGAGCATCAGAATGCCCTAACAAGACACagtactaa
- the LOC123220320 gene encoding DEAD-box ATP-dependent RNA helicase 3, chloroplastic-like isoform X5 — protein MSAILGVSSTPILKVYAKRATTSSLFRSLPFADKPHFNVFITSSNKPLVFRSSGLGFVASAIATSNNVLSEEAFKGLGDYSDDSGSLDKDYESEDVSVDEDELAISKIGLPDRLVDTLEKRGITHLFPIQRAVLVPALQGKDLIARAKTGTGKTLAFGIPILKRLTEDADQAPSLSRGRLPKVLVLAPTRELAKQVEKEIKESAPYLNTVCVYGGVSYNTQQNALARGVDVVVGTPGRIIDLIKNRSLRLGEIEFLVLDEADQMLAVGFEEDVEVILENLPPKRQSMLFSATMPAWVKKLSRKYLDNPLNIDLVGDQEEKLAEGIKLYAISTTATSKRTILSDLITVYAKGGKTIVFTQTKRDADEVSMALTNSIASEALHGDISQHQRERTLNGFRQGKFTVLVATDVAARGLDIPNVDLIIHYELPNDPETFVHRSGRTGRAGKEGTAILMFTSSQRRTVRSLERDVGCKFEFVSPPAIEEVLESSAEQVVATLNGVHPESVEFFVPTAQRLIEEQGMNALAAALAQLSGFSRPPSSRSLITHEQGWVTLQLTRDSGYSRGFLSARSVTGLLSAIYPAAADELGKINIIADDRVQGAVFDLPEEIAKELLNKQIPPGNTISKITKLPALQDDGPSSDNYGRFSNRDRFSRGGSWDKRGFRPSRGGWSSNDEDGYRRGSRSSRAQNSWSRFSKSSGDDWLIGGRRSSRPSSRERSSGDDWLIGGSRSSRPSSRERSSGDDWLIGGSRSSRPSSRESGDDWLIGGSRSSRPSTRERFGGSCFNCGRSGHRASECPNKTQY, from the exons ATGTCCGCTATACTCGGAGTATCTTCTACTCCCATCTTGAAGGTCTACGCTAAACGAGCTACGACGTCGTCTTTGTTTCGCTCTTTGCCGTTTGCTGATAAGCCTCATTTCAATGTTTTTATAACTTCGAGCAATAAGCCTTTGGTTTTTAGGAGCAGTGGCCTCGGCTTTGTTGCTTCGGCCATAGCTACTTCTAACAACGTCCTCAGTGAAGAAGCGTTCAAAGGTCTTGGTGACTACTCCGACGATTCCGGTTCTCTTGACAAGGATTATGAGTCTGAGGACGTTAGTGTGGACGAGGATGAACTTGCCATTTCTAAGATTGGTTTACCTGATCGTCTCGTTGATACTCTTGAGAAGCGTGGCATTACTCACCTTTTCCCCATTCAG AGAGCTGTTTTAGTTCCAGCTCTACAAGGGAAAGATTTGATTGCTCGTGCAAAGACTGGAACTGGGAAGACATTAGCCTTTGGAATTCCGATACTTAAGCGTCTTACTGAAGATGCTGATCAAGCTCCATCTCTCAG TCGGGGTCGACTTCCAAAAGTTTTGGTTCTTGCACCGACTCGTGAGTTAGCCAAGCAAGTagagaaagaaattaaagagTCTGCTCCTTATTTGAACACTGTGTGTGTTTATGGAGGGGTTTCATATAACACTCAACAAAATGCTCTTGCCCGTGGGGTGGATGTGGTTGTTGGAACTCCTGGTCGAATCATTGACCTTATTAAAAATAGGTCCCTCAGATTGGGGGAAATAGAGTTTTTGGTTCTTGATGAAGCTGATCAGATGCTTGCTGTTGGATTTGAGGAGGATGTAGAAGTTATTTTGGAAAATCTTCCACCCAAGAGACAGAGCATGCTTTTCTCTGCAACCATGCCTGCTTGGGTCAAGAAATTATCTAGAAAGTATTTGGACAATCCTCTCAATATAGATTTG GTTGGTGACCAAGAGGAGAAGCTTGCAGAAGGGATTAAACTTTATGCTATATCAACAACTGCAACCTCAAAGCGAACCATTCTTAGTGATCTTATAACG GTATATGCAAAGGGTGGGAAGACCATTGTATTTACACAGACAAAACGAGATGCTGATGAAGTCTCAATGGCATTGACAAACAGTATAGCTTCTGAGGCATTGCATGGAGATATATCTCAACACCAGAGGGAGAGAACATTAAATGGTTTTCGACAAGGAAAATTTACTGTTCTTGTTGCCACTGATGTTGCAGCTCGTGGGCTTGATATTCCCAATGTTGATTTA ATTATCCACTATGAACTTCCAAATGATCCAGAGACTTTTGTTCATCGCTCTGGTCGTACTGGGCGTGCGGGAAAGGAGGGGACTGCCATTCTGATGTTTACTAGTAGCCAAAGGAGAACAGTTAGATCTCTTGAGCGTGATGTTGGGtgtaagtttgagtttgttagTCCCCCGGCTATTGAAGAGGTTTTGGAATCATCAGCTGAGCAAGTAGTTGCTACTCTTAATGGAGTTCATCCTGAGTCTGTGGAGTTCTTTGTCCCTACTGCTCAAAGGTTGATTGAAGAACAAGGAATGAATGCTCTTGCTGCTGCACTAGCACAGTTGAGTGGATTCTCACGGCCTCCTTCGTCCCGCTCTCTTATTACCCATGAGCAG GGATGGGTGACATTACAATTGACAAGGGATTCAGGTTACTCCAGAGGGTTCTTGTCTGCTAGATCTGTCACTGGGTTACTTTCTGCCATTTATCCTGCTGCTGCTGATGAActaggaaaaataaatataattgctGATGACAGG GTTCAAGGAGCAGTTTTTGACCTTCCGGAGGAGATTGCCAAGGAGTTGCTGAATAAGCAAATACCACCTGGGAACACCATTTCCAAAATTACTAAG TTGCCTGCCTTGCAAGATGATGGGCCTTCAAGTGATAACTATGGCAGATTCTCTAATAGGGATAGGTTTTCCCGAGGAGGTTCCTGGGACAAGAGAGGTTTTAGACCATCTCGTGGTGGTTGGAGCAGCAATGATGAGGATGGATATAGGCGTGGTAGTCGAAGTTCTAGAGCTCAAAATAGCTGGTCTAGGTTTTCAAAAAGCAGTGGAGATGATTGGTTGATTGGTGGTAGGAGATCAAGCAGGCCATCATCCAGGGAAAG AAGCAGTGGAGATGATTGGTTGATCGGTGGTAGTAGATCAAGCAGGCCATCATCCAGGGAAAG AAGCAGTGGAGATGATTGGTTGATCGGTGGTAGTAGATCAAGCAGGCCATCATCCAGGGAAAG TGGAGATGATTGGTTGATCGGTGGTAGTAGATCAAGCAGGCCATCAACTCGGGAAAG ATTTGGAGGTTCTTGTTTCAACTGTGGGAGGTCCGGGCACAGAGCATCAGAATGCCCTAACAAGACACagtactaa
- the LOC123220320 gene encoding DEAD-box ATP-dependent RNA helicase 3, chloroplastic-like isoform X34: MSAILGVSSTPILKVYAKRATTSSLFRSLPFADKPHFNVFITSSNKPLVFRSSGLGFVASAIATSNNVLSEEAFKGLGDYSDDSGSLDKDYESEDVSVDEDELAISKIGLPDRLVDTLEKRGITHLFPIQRAVLVPALQGKDLIARAKTGTGKTLAFGIPILKRLTEDADQAPSLSRGRLPKVLVLAPTRELAKQVEKEIKESAPYLNTVCVYGGVSYNTQQNALARGVDVVVGTPGRIIDLIKNRSLRLGEIEFLVLDEADQMLAVGFEEDVEVILENLPPKRQSMLFSATMPAWVKKLSRKYLDNPLNIDLVGDQEEKLAEGIKLYAISTTATSKRTILSDLITVYAKGGKTIVFTQTKRDADEVSMALTNSIASEALHGDISQHQRERTLNGFRQGKFTVLVATDVAARGLDIPNVDLIIHYELPNDPETFVHRSGRTGRAGKEGTAILMFTSSQRRTVRSLERDVGCKFEFVSPPAIEEVLESSAEQVVATLNGVHPESVEFFVPTAQRLIEEQGMNALAAALAQLSGFSRPPSSRSLITHEQGWVTLQLTRDSGYSRGFLSARSVTGLLSAIYPAAADELGKINIIADDRVQGAVFDLPEEIAKELLNKQIPPGNTISKITKLPALQDDGPSSDNYGRFSNRDRFSRGGSWDKRGFRPSRGGWSSNDEDGYRRGSRSSRAQNSWSRFSKSSGDDWLIGGRRSSRPSSRESSGDDWLIGGSRSSRPSSRESSGDDWLIGGSRSSRPSTRERFGGSCFNCGRSGHRASECPNKTQY, from the exons ATGTCCGCTATACTCGGAGTATCTTCTACTCCCATCTTGAAGGTCTACGCTAAACGAGCTACGACGTCGTCTTTGTTTCGCTCTTTGCCGTTTGCTGATAAGCCTCATTTCAATGTTTTTATAACTTCGAGCAATAAGCCTTTGGTTTTTAGGAGCAGTGGCCTCGGCTTTGTTGCTTCGGCCATAGCTACTTCTAACAACGTCCTCAGTGAAGAAGCGTTCAAAGGTCTTGGTGACTACTCCGACGATTCCGGTTCTCTTGACAAGGATTATGAGTCTGAGGACGTTAGTGTGGACGAGGATGAACTTGCCATTTCTAAGATTGGTTTACCTGATCGTCTCGTTGATACTCTTGAGAAGCGTGGCATTACTCACCTTTTCCCCATTCAG AGAGCTGTTTTAGTTCCAGCTCTACAAGGGAAAGATTTGATTGCTCGTGCAAAGACTGGAACTGGGAAGACATTAGCCTTTGGAATTCCGATACTTAAGCGTCTTACTGAAGATGCTGATCAAGCTCCATCTCTCAG TCGGGGTCGACTTCCAAAAGTTTTGGTTCTTGCACCGACTCGTGAGTTAGCCAAGCAAGTagagaaagaaattaaagagTCTGCTCCTTATTTGAACACTGTGTGTGTTTATGGAGGGGTTTCATATAACACTCAACAAAATGCTCTTGCCCGTGGGGTGGATGTGGTTGTTGGAACTCCTGGTCGAATCATTGACCTTATTAAAAATAGGTCCCTCAGATTGGGGGAAATAGAGTTTTTGGTTCTTGATGAAGCTGATCAGATGCTTGCTGTTGGATTTGAGGAGGATGTAGAAGTTATTTTGGAAAATCTTCCACCCAAGAGACAGAGCATGCTTTTCTCTGCAACCATGCCTGCTTGGGTCAAGAAATTATCTAGAAAGTATTTGGACAATCCTCTCAATATAGATTTG GTTGGTGACCAAGAGGAGAAGCTTGCAGAAGGGATTAAACTTTATGCTATATCAACAACTGCAACCTCAAAGCGAACCATTCTTAGTGATCTTATAACG GTATATGCAAAGGGTGGGAAGACCATTGTATTTACACAGACAAAACGAGATGCTGATGAAGTCTCAATGGCATTGACAAACAGTATAGCTTCTGAGGCATTGCATGGAGATATATCTCAACACCAGAGGGAGAGAACATTAAATGGTTTTCGACAAGGAAAATTTACTGTTCTTGTTGCCACTGATGTTGCAGCTCGTGGGCTTGATATTCCCAATGTTGATTTA ATTATCCACTATGAACTTCCAAATGATCCAGAGACTTTTGTTCATCGCTCTGGTCGTACTGGGCGTGCGGGAAAGGAGGGGACTGCCATTCTGATGTTTACTAGTAGCCAAAGGAGAACAGTTAGATCTCTTGAGCGTGATGTTGGGtgtaagtttgagtttgttagTCCCCCGGCTATTGAAGAGGTTTTGGAATCATCAGCTGAGCAAGTAGTTGCTACTCTTAATGGAGTTCATCCTGAGTCTGTGGAGTTCTTTGTCCCTACTGCTCAAAGGTTGATTGAAGAACAAGGAATGAATGCTCTTGCTGCTGCACTAGCACAGTTGAGTGGATTCTCACGGCCTCCTTCGTCCCGCTCTCTTATTACCCATGAGCAG GGATGGGTGACATTACAATTGACAAGGGATTCAGGTTACTCCAGAGGGTTCTTGTCTGCTAGATCTGTCACTGGGTTACTTTCTGCCATTTATCCTGCTGCTGCTGATGAActaggaaaaataaatataattgctGATGACAGG GTTCAAGGAGCAGTTTTTGACCTTCCGGAGGAGATTGCCAAGGAGTTGCTGAATAAGCAAATACCACCTGGGAACACCATTTCCAAAATTACTAAG TTGCCTGCCTTGCAAGATGATGGGCCTTCAAGTGATAACTATGGCAGATTCTCTAATAGGGATAGGTTTTCCCGAGGAGGTTCCTGGGACAAGAGAGGTTTTAGACCATCTCGTGGTGGTTGGAGCAGCAATGATGAGGATGGATATAGGCGTGGTAGTCGAAGTTCTAGAGCTCAAAATAGCTGGTCTAGGTTTTCAAAAAGCAGTGGAGATGATTGGTTGATTGGTGGTAGGAGATCAAGCAGGCCATCATCCAGGGAAAG CAGTGGAGATGATTGGTTGATCGGTGGTAGTAGATCAAGCAGGCCATCATCCAGGGAAAG CAGTGGAGATGATTGGTTGATCGGTGGTAGTAGATCAAGCAGGCCATCAACTCGGGAAAG ATTTGGAGGTTCTTGTTTCAACTGTGGGAGGTCCGGGCACAGAGCATCAGAATGCCCTAACAAGACACagtactaa
- the LOC123220320 gene encoding DEAD-box ATP-dependent RNA helicase 3, chloroplastic-like isoform X3 → MSAILGVSSTPILKVYAKRATTSSLFRSLPFADKPHFNVFITSSNKPLVFRSSGLGFVASAIATSNNVLSEEAFKGLGDYSDDSGSLDKDYESEDVSVDEDELAISKIGLPDRLVDTLEKRGITHLFPIQRAVLVPALQGKDLIARAKTGTGKTLAFGIPILKRLTEDADQAPSLSRGRLPKVLVLAPTRELAKQVEKEIKESAPYLNTVCVYGGVSYNTQQNALARGVDVVVGTPGRIIDLIKNRSLRLGEIEFLVLDEADQMLAVGFEEDVEVILENLPPKRQSMLFSATMPAWVKKLSRKYLDNPLNIDLVGDQEEKLAEGIKLYAISTTATSKRTILSDLITVYAKGGKTIVFTQTKRDADEVSMALTNSIASEALHGDISQHQRERTLNGFRQGKFTVLVATDVAARGLDIPNVDLIIHYELPNDPETFVHRSGRTGRAGKEGTAILMFTSSQRRTVRSLERDVGCKFEFVSPPAIEEVLESSAEQVVATLNGVHPESVEFFVPTAQRLIEEQGMNALAAALAQLSGFSRPPSSRSLITHEQGWVTLQLTRDSGYSRGFLSARSVTGLLSAIYPAAADELGKINIIADDRVQGAVFDLPEEIAKELLNKQIPPGNTISKITKLPALQDDGPSSDNYGRFSNRDRFSRGGSWDKRGFRPSRGGWSSNDEDGYRRGSRSSRAQNSWSRFSKSSGDDWLIGGRRSSRPSSRERSSGDDWLIGGSRSSRPSSRERSSGDDWLIGGSRSSRPSSRESSGDDWLIGGSRSSRPSTRERFGGSCFNCGRSGHRASECPNKTQY, encoded by the exons ATGTCCGCTATACTCGGAGTATCTTCTACTCCCATCTTGAAGGTCTACGCTAAACGAGCTACGACGTCGTCTTTGTTTCGCTCTTTGCCGTTTGCTGATAAGCCTCATTTCAATGTTTTTATAACTTCGAGCAATAAGCCTTTGGTTTTTAGGAGCAGTGGCCTCGGCTTTGTTGCTTCGGCCATAGCTACTTCTAACAACGTCCTCAGTGAAGAAGCGTTCAAAGGTCTTGGTGACTACTCCGACGATTCCGGTTCTCTTGACAAGGATTATGAGTCTGAGGACGTTAGTGTGGACGAGGATGAACTTGCCATTTCTAAGATTGGTTTACCTGATCGTCTCGTTGATACTCTTGAGAAGCGTGGCATTACTCACCTTTTCCCCATTCAG AGAGCTGTTTTAGTTCCAGCTCTACAAGGGAAAGATTTGATTGCTCGTGCAAAGACTGGAACTGGGAAGACATTAGCCTTTGGAATTCCGATACTTAAGCGTCTTACTGAAGATGCTGATCAAGCTCCATCTCTCAG TCGGGGTCGACTTCCAAAAGTTTTGGTTCTTGCACCGACTCGTGAGTTAGCCAAGCAAGTagagaaagaaattaaagagTCTGCTCCTTATTTGAACACTGTGTGTGTTTATGGAGGGGTTTCATATAACACTCAACAAAATGCTCTTGCCCGTGGGGTGGATGTGGTTGTTGGAACTCCTGGTCGAATCATTGACCTTATTAAAAATAGGTCCCTCAGATTGGGGGAAATAGAGTTTTTGGTTCTTGATGAAGCTGATCAGATGCTTGCTGTTGGATTTGAGGAGGATGTAGAAGTTATTTTGGAAAATCTTCCACCCAAGAGACAGAGCATGCTTTTCTCTGCAACCATGCCTGCTTGGGTCAAGAAATTATCTAGAAAGTATTTGGACAATCCTCTCAATATAGATTTG GTTGGTGACCAAGAGGAGAAGCTTGCAGAAGGGATTAAACTTTATGCTATATCAACAACTGCAACCTCAAAGCGAACCATTCTTAGTGATCTTATAACG GTATATGCAAAGGGTGGGAAGACCATTGTATTTACACAGACAAAACGAGATGCTGATGAAGTCTCAATGGCATTGACAAACAGTATAGCTTCTGAGGCATTGCATGGAGATATATCTCAACACCAGAGGGAGAGAACATTAAATGGTTTTCGACAAGGAAAATTTACTGTTCTTGTTGCCACTGATGTTGCAGCTCGTGGGCTTGATATTCCCAATGTTGATTTA ATTATCCACTATGAACTTCCAAATGATCCAGAGACTTTTGTTCATCGCTCTGGTCGTACTGGGCGTGCGGGAAAGGAGGGGACTGCCATTCTGATGTTTACTAGTAGCCAAAGGAGAACAGTTAGATCTCTTGAGCGTGATGTTGGGtgtaagtttgagtttgttagTCCCCCGGCTATTGAAGAGGTTTTGGAATCATCAGCTGAGCAAGTAGTTGCTACTCTTAATGGAGTTCATCCTGAGTCTGTGGAGTTCTTTGTCCCTACTGCTCAAAGGTTGATTGAAGAACAAGGAATGAATGCTCTTGCTGCTGCACTAGCACAGTTGAGTGGATTCTCACGGCCTCCTTCGTCCCGCTCTCTTATTACCCATGAGCAG GGATGGGTGACATTACAATTGACAAGGGATTCAGGTTACTCCAGAGGGTTCTTGTCTGCTAGATCTGTCACTGGGTTACTTTCTGCCATTTATCCTGCTGCTGCTGATGAActaggaaaaataaatataattgctGATGACAGG GTTCAAGGAGCAGTTTTTGACCTTCCGGAGGAGATTGCCAAGGAGTTGCTGAATAAGCAAATACCACCTGGGAACACCATTTCCAAAATTACTAAG TTGCCTGCCTTGCAAGATGATGGGCCTTCAAGTGATAACTATGGCAGATTCTCTAATAGGGATAGGTTTTCCCGAGGAGGTTCCTGGGACAAGAGAGGTTTTAGACCATCTCGTGGTGGTTGGAGCAGCAATGATGAGGATGGATATAGGCGTGGTAGTCGAAGTTCTAGAGCTCAAAATAGCTGGTCTAGGTTTTCAAAAAGCAGTGGAGATGATTGGTTGATTGGTGGTAGGAGATCAAGCAGGCCATCATCCAGGGAAAG AAGCAGTGGAGATGATTGGTTGATCGGTGGTAGTAGATCAAGCAGGCCATCATCCAGGGAAAG AAGCAGTGGAGATGATTGGTTGATCGGTGGTAGTAGATCAAGCAGGCCATCATCCAGGGAAAG CAGTGGAGATGATTGGTTGATCGGTGGTAGTAGATCAAGCAGGCCATCAACTCGGGAAAG ATTTGGAGGTTCTTGTTTCAACTGTGGGAGGTCCGGGCACAGAGCATCAGAATGCCCTAACAAGACACagtactaa